In Massilia violaceinigra, one DNA window encodes the following:
- a CDS encoding type II secretion system F family protein: MSGSQLLFLVIVFAVVVGLAGLAMATFWPGYMRQRLARVGATADTGARRSDGWVEKVAKVAQPFSSLSLPEQGWEKSPLRTRFMNAGWRGPAVASVYFGSKTLLALFLPAMVGLWIALSSDFMSGQRIMLLLLGTAAFGYYLPNAVLEFTARRRQREIFESIPDALDLLTVCVEAGLSLERALIKVAAEIHIKSMVLAQEMQLVLMEMRAGFSKEKALRNFALRSGVEDVDTLVAMMIQSERFGTSMGTSLRVHADTLRTKRRQMAEEQAAKIGVKLMFPLIFFIFPTLLMVLLGPAAMQIMRTLKSVNGQ; this comes from the coding sequence ATGAGCGGCTCGCAATTATTGTTTCTGGTGATCGTGTTCGCGGTCGTCGTCGGGCTGGCCGGCCTGGCGATGGCGACCTTCTGGCCCGGCTACATGCGCCAGCGCCTGGCGCGCGTGGGCGCCACCGCCGACACCGGCGCGCGCCGCAGCGATGGCTGGGTGGAAAAGGTGGCCAAGGTGGCCCAGCCCTTCAGCAGCCTGTCGCTGCCCGAGCAGGGCTGGGAAAAATCGCCCCTGCGCACGCGCTTCATGAATGCCGGCTGGCGCGGCCCGGCCGTGGCCAGCGTGTATTTCGGCTCCAAGACCTTGCTGGCGCTGTTCCTGCCGGCCATGGTGGGGCTGTGGATCGCGCTCTCGAGCGACTTCATGAGCGGGCAACGCATCATGCTGCTGCTGCTCGGCACGGCCGCATTCGGTTACTACCTGCCCAATGCCGTGCTCGAATTCACGGCGCGCCGGCGCCAGCGCGAAATTTTCGAGTCGATTCCCGACGCGCTCGACCTGCTGACGGTGTGCGTGGAAGCGGGCCTGAGCCTGGAGCGCGCGCTGATCAAGGTGGCCGCCGAAATCCACATCAAGAGCATGGTGCTGGCCCAGGAAATGCAGCTGGTGCTGATGGAAATGCGGGCCGGCTTCAGCAAGGAAAAAGCGCTGCGCAATTTTGCCCTGCGCAGCGGCGTGGAAGACGTCGACACCCTGGTGGCGATGATGATCCAGTCCGAGCGCTTCGGCACCAGCATGGGGACCTCGCTGCGGGTGCACGCCGACACCCTGCGCACCAAGCGGCGCCAGATGGCGGAGGAGCAAGCCGCCAAAATCGGCGTGAAGCTGATGTTCCCACTAATCTTCTTCATCTTCCCGACCCTGCTGATGGTCTTGCTCGGCCCCGCCGCCATGCAGATCATGCGCACGCTCAAGTCGGTCAACGGCCAGTAA
- a CDS encoding LytR C-terminal domain-containing protein — MRTTLSRCSLLCAGALLLACTNPGGAPALAEAAPLRAEDAYLLGRGEHLAYRYDAARASYEAALARDPGHVKARNGLATLYAEKGEFARAIRLWQAMTQEAAGGGQDSAFLFSNLGYAHFLNGEFEQALAALEKACLLDPLSERAWQHLGEALAKVGQHERAAQMAMQASALRTHDFKSDYAVAERAGVRAIDTAVKADGQALAQEPQWDRTDVRQDGAGVFVVQRVSARPAPLPAAPAAVAVAAQAQAAPQARPARALLEIRNGNGVTGMARSLAGTMEQGALRVVRLSNQKGFGVRQTRIEYQPEFREAAERLAERFGAARVVAVGDIGRADMRLVIGRDLVPATAAPVAIAAGRRQGPAAG, encoded by the coding sequence ATGCGAACCACCCTGTCCCGCTGTTCCCTGCTGTGCGCCGGCGCGCTGCTGCTGGCCTGCACCAATCCCGGCGGCGCGCCGGCCTTGGCCGAGGCAGCCCCGCTGCGCGCCGAGGATGCCTACTTGCTGGGGCGCGGCGAGCACCTCGCTTACCGTTACGACGCGGCGCGCGCTTCCTACGAGGCGGCGTTGGCGCGCGATCCCGGGCACGTGAAAGCGCGCAACGGCCTGGCGACCCTGTACGCCGAAAAGGGCGAGTTCGCGCGCGCCATTCGTCTGTGGCAGGCCATGACGCAGGAAGCGGCCGGCGGCGGGCAGGACAGCGCCTTCCTGTTCAGTAATCTCGGCTACGCCCACTTCCTTAACGGCGAGTTCGAGCAAGCCCTGGCCGCGCTTGAGAAGGCGTGCCTGCTCGATCCGCTCAGCGAGCGCGCCTGGCAGCATCTGGGCGAAGCGCTCGCGAAAGTCGGGCAGCACGAACGCGCCGCGCAGATGGCCATGCAGGCCAGCGCCCTGCGCACGCACGACTTCAAGAGCGATTACGCGGTCGCCGAGCGCGCCGGCGTGCGCGCCATCGACACGGCGGTCAAGGCGGACGGGCAGGCGCTGGCGCAGGAGCCGCAGTGGGACCGGACCGACGTGCGCCAGGATGGCGCCGGGGTGTTCGTGGTGCAGCGGGTGAGCGCGCGGCCGGCGCCGCTGCCTGCCGCGCCCGCGGCGGTAGCGGTAGCGGCACAGGCACAGGCAGCGCCACAAGCGCGTCCGGCCCGGGCCCTGCTGGAGATTCGCAATGGAAACGGCGTGACCGGCATGGCGCGCTCGCTGGCCGGCACGATGGAGCAGGGCGCCCTGCGCGTGGTGCGGCTGAGCAACCAGAAAGGCTTCGGCGTGCGCCAGACCCGCATCGAATACCAGCCGGAATTTCGCGAGGCCGCCGAGCGCCTGGCCGAACGCTTCGGCGCCGCCCGCGTGGTGGCCGTGGGCGACATCGGCCGCGCCGACATGCGCCTGGTGATCGGACGCGACCTGGTGCCGGCCACGGCGGCCCCGGTCGCCATCGCGGCGGGCCGCAGGCAGGGGCCGGCGGCAGGCTGA
- a CDS encoding BON domain-containing protein produces the protein MTIAERLTRTLSGFALLALVACAPTAQRESAGEFIDDTVITGKVKAALVADPELKATQINVETFKGTVQLSGFVSAPDHVPKAVALTRKIDGVKSVKNDIIVR, from the coding sequence ATGACAATCGCAGAACGCCTCACACGGACCCTGTCCGGCTTCGCCCTGCTGGCCCTGGTCGCCTGCGCGCCCACCGCGCAGCGCGAAAGCGCGGGCGAATTCATCGACGACACCGTCATCACCGGCAAGGTCAAGGCGGCCCTGGTGGCCGATCCCGAGCTCAAGGCCACGCAAATCAATGTCGAAACCTTCAAGGGCACGGTGCAGCTGAGCGGCTTTGTCAGCGCGCCCGACCACGTTCCCAAGGCGGTGGCGCTGACGCGCAAGATCGATGGCGTCAAGAGCGTGAAGAACGATATTATCGTGCGCTGA
- a CDS encoding GIN domain-containing protein, which translates to MNRLFASALMAAALATSAGAASADEQVSEKRSVDARAVKIALNGIIHLNVKQGATPSLILYGDKDDVSQVTVTQQGDTLQIGTAKRGINFGRSRTHDLRAELTLPNLNEFVSEGIGSTELRGFKGERIVLRLDGAGAINLHSQYKQVSARLGGAGNMTLNAGDTDRVDMTLRGAGRIAANGQTKVLRADLGGVGSLEAGKLRADAVELDMSGLGSADVYAKTSAKLTLNGLGSATVHGKPSVRSASAHGLGSVTWE; encoded by the coding sequence ATGAACAGATTGTTTGCCAGCGCCCTCATGGCCGCCGCCCTCGCCACCAGCGCAGGCGCGGCCAGCGCGGATGAGCAGGTCAGCGAAAAGCGCAGCGTCGATGCGCGCGCGGTGAAGATTGCGCTCAACGGCATCATTCATCTGAACGTGAAGCAAGGCGCAACGCCCTCCCTGATCCTGTACGGCGACAAGGATGACGTTTCGCAAGTGACCGTAACCCAGCAAGGCGACACCTTGCAGATCGGTACCGCCAAGCGCGGCATCAATTTTGGACGAAGCCGCACGCACGATCTGCGCGCCGAACTGACCCTGCCGAACCTGAACGAATTCGTATCGGAGGGCATCGGTTCGACCGAACTGCGCGGCTTCAAGGGCGAGCGCATCGTGCTCAGGCTCGACGGCGCCGGCGCCATCAATCTGCACAGCCAGTACAAGCAGGTCAGCGCGCGCCTGGGCGGAGCCGGCAACATGACGCTCAACGCCGGCGACACCGACCGGGTCGACATGACGCTGCGCGGCGCCGGACGCATCGCGGCCAATGGACAGACCAAGGTGCTGCGCGCCGATCTCGGCGGCGTCGGCAGCCTGGAGGCGGGCAAGCTGCGCGCCGATGCGGTCGAACTCGACATGTCGGGGCTGGGCAGCGCCGATGTGTATGCCAAGACCTCGGCCAAGCTCACGCTCAATGGCCTGGGCTCGGCCACGGTGCATGGCAAGCCCTCGGTGCGCAGCGCCAGCGCCCACGGCCTGGGCAGCGTTACCTGGGAATAG